Proteins encoded by one window of Nicotiana tabacum cultivar K326 chromosome 10, ASM71507v2, whole genome shotgun sequence:
- the LOC107759309 gene encoding E3 ubiquitin-protein ligase PUB24-like, giving the protein MENIEVPEYFICPISLQIMKDPVTAITGITYDRESIEHWLFKNHNTICPVTKQPLPTDSDLTPNHTLRRLIQAWFIANGANGIDRIITPKPPASKVYVLNLVLDLSVTRSKIRALEKLELLAKENERNRQYMVEGGVHNTLVSFFIQCYKKRDINGLEKALTILSLIWNISSCETKVENHEEIVDPIMWALGLDHETQNHEVIKNHAMCVLRTVIGKANSGTLERLRPEFFKKMIEFLRESSIITQKGLDAALHVMLDTSSLSRNRNMMIESRAVFELIELELKFSNKKTTELILGILFHLCSCADGRAQLLSHAAGIAMITKRILKVTPTADVRAMSILSLISRYSATCGVLQEMLKVKTVSKLCTVLQADCPSHLKDIAREILRTHFDVWKNSPCVEVATLTRYA; this is encoded by the coding sequence ATGGAAAATATTGAAGTCCCTGAGTATTTCATTTGTCCAATTTCTTTACAAATCATGAAAGATCCAGTGACTGCCATTACAGGAATCACCTACGATCGTGAAAGCATAGAACATTGGCTTTTCAAGAACCATAATACCATATGTCCAGTTACTAAGCAGCCTTTGCCAACAGACTCTGACTTGACACCAAATCACACTCTCCGCCGTCTGATTCAAGCATGGTTCATAGCAAATGGAGCCAACGGTATTGATCGGATTATAACTCCAAAGCCTCCTGCAAGCAAAGTCTATGTCCTCAACCTCGTGCTTGATCTTTCGGTCACCAGATCGAAGATTAGGGCGCTAGAGAAGTTGGAGTTGCTGGCTAAGGAAAATGAGAGGAACAGACAGTACATGGTTGAAGGTGGAGTTCATAATACCCTAGTTAGTTTCTTCATCCAATGTTACAAGAAACGTGATATAAATGGTCTTGAAAAAGCCCTTACTATTCTTTCTTTGATCTGGAATATTTCTTCTTGTGAAACTAAGGTCGAAAATCATGAAGAAATAGTAGATCCGATTATGTGGGCATTAGGTCTTGACCACGAGACGCAAAATCATGAAGTAATAAAAAACCATGCAATGTGTGTGTTGAGAACTGTCATCGGTAAGGCGAATTCGGGGACATTAGAGAGGTTGAGACctgagtttttcaagaaaatgatAGAGTTTTTACGTGAGAGTAGTATCATCACTCAAAAAGGACTTGATGCTGCTTTACATGTCATGTTAGATACTAGTTCTCTGAGCAGAAACCGAAATATGATGATTGAATCAAGGGCAGTGTTCGAGCTCATCGAGCTCGAActcaaattttcaaataaaaagacAACAGAGCTCATTCTAGGGATACTATTCCATTTGTGTTCTTGTGCAGATGGAAGAGCGCAACTTCTTAGTCATGCTGCTGGAATTGCTATGATCACAAAGAGGATTCTGAAAGTGACTCCCACTGCAGATGTACGAGCTATGTCGATTCTTTCGTTGATTTCCAGGTATTCTGCAACATGTGGAGTGCTTCAGGAGATGTTGAAAGTTAAAACTGTGTCAAAGCTTTGCACGGTGCTTCAAGCAGATTGTCCTTCACATCTCAAGGATATAGCAAGGGAAATCCTAAGAACACATTTTGATGTTTGGAAGAATTCACCCTGTGTTGAAGTTGCTACCTTAACAAGGTAtgcttaa